In Deltaproteobacteria bacterium, the following are encoded in one genomic region:
- a CDS encoding tryptophan synthase subunit alpha translates to MRAAFDRRRDGGGAALVVYLTQGDPTPARSVDLVVAAADAGADVIELGVPFSDPNADGPVIQAAMQRALAAGGGLASALDTVRAVRARGCAVPIVLFGYYNPLVVFGVDAFADAAASAGVDACLVVDLPVDELDELRVPLSARGIGVVPLIAPTSGDERIARARAVDPPFVYYISMTGITGADFGRAGDVGGRVARVRELTGAPVAVGFGVKTPADAARVAASADGVVVGS, encoded by the coding sequence GTGCGCGCGGCGTTCGACCGGCGGCGAGACGGCGGCGGCGCCGCGCTGGTCGTGTACCTCACGCAGGGGGATCCGACCCCGGCGCGCAGCGTCGACCTCGTCGTCGCGGCGGCCGATGCGGGCGCCGACGTGATCGAACTCGGCGTGCCGTTTTCCGATCCGAACGCCGACGGCCCGGTCATCCAGGCCGCGATGCAGCGCGCGCTCGCGGCCGGCGGCGGACTCGCCAGCGCGCTCGACACGGTGCGCGCCGTGCGCGCGCGCGGCTGCGCGGTGCCGATCGTGCTTTTCGGTTACTACAATCCGCTCGTCGTGTTCGGCGTCGACGCGTTCGCCGACGCCGCGGCCAGCGCGGGTGTCGATGCCTGTCTCGTCGTCGACCTGCCGGTCGACGAACTCGACGAACTGCGCGTTCCGCTGTCGGCGCGCGGCATCGGCGTCGTGCCCCTGATCGCGCCGACGTCCGGCGACGAGCGGATCGCGCGCGCCCGCGCCGTCGATCCGCCGTTCGTCTACTACATCTCGATGACCGGCATCACCGGCGCCGACTTCGGTCGCGCCGGCGACGTCGGCGGCCGCGTCGCGCGCGTGCGCGAGCTCACCGGCGCGCCGGTGGCCGTCGGCTTCGGGGTGAAGACGCCGGCCGACGCGGCGCGGGTCGCCGCCTCGGCCGACGGCGTCGTCGTCGGCAGCG